Proteins co-encoded in one Thermochromatium tepidum ATCC 43061 genomic window:
- a CDS encoding MFS transporter codes for MSTLDRLHRLGPIQLTPGVTPWQAATLLFGAFFSIGLMTFITVGQTYILNEHLGIPAEVQGTLSGDLVFWTEVITLVLFVPAGILVDRVGRRLIFAVGFLLLALTYVLYPMAGSVEDLYLYRILYALGVVTVATALATVMADYPDESSRGKLVAIVGVLSGLGIVVINQFFGGLPKRLTADGMDGIQAGYVTHYIVACIAVVVAVLVWLGLQKGTPIHHEKHPSVRDLFVSGFAQARNPRILLAYLAAFIARGDQAVNATFLILWGNLAAQTSGLDSAAAIKNGTLIFVLAQIAALVWSPIMGPFMDRVDRVTGLALAMALAAVGNLAVIWMVDPTPGSAWFFCVLLGIGQISVYLASQSLVGQEAPLTQRGSVMGAFNVAGAIGILLITAIGGRLFDGVAPYAPFVLVGAINVVLLVLCVAVRLSGPAKRAVVRSRW; via the coding sequence ATGTCCACTCTCGATCGACTCCACCGACTCGGCCCGATTCAGCTTACCCCCGGCGTCACGCCCTGGCAGGCGGCAACCCTGTTGTTTGGCGCCTTCTTTTCCATCGGTCTGATGACCTTCATCACCGTCGGCCAAACTTATATCCTCAATGAACACCTGGGCATCCCAGCCGAGGTGCAGGGTACCCTCAGCGGCGATCTGGTGTTCTGGACCGAGGTCATCACCCTGGTGCTGTTCGTCCCCGCCGGCATCCTGGTCGATCGCGTCGGTCGGCGGCTGATCTTCGCCGTCGGCTTTCTGCTGCTGGCCTTGACCTATGTCCTCTATCCGATGGCCGGATCAGTCGAGGATCTCTATCTCTACCGGATCCTCTATGCCCTAGGTGTGGTCACGGTCGCTACGGCGCTCGCGACCGTGATGGCCGACTATCCGGACGAGTCTTCGCGCGGCAAGCTGGTGGCGATCGTCGGTGTGCTCAGCGGGTTGGGGATCGTCGTCATCAATCAATTCTTCGGTGGGCTGCCGAAGAGGCTGACCGCCGATGGCATGGACGGCATCCAAGCAGGCTATGTCACCCATTACATCGTGGCCTGTATCGCCGTCGTGGTCGCCGTCCTCGTCTGGCTGGGGCTCCAGAAGGGCACGCCGATCCATCATGAGAAGCACCCCTCGGTACGCGATCTGTTCGTCAGCGGGTTTGCGCAGGCCCGCAATCCGCGCATCCTGCTCGCCTATCTGGCCGCCTTCATCGCGCGCGGCGATCAGGCGGTCAATGCCACCTTCTTGATCCTGTGGGGCAACCTGGCGGCGCAGACGTCCGGACTGGACTCGGCGGCGGCGATCAAGAATGGCACCCTCATCTTTGTGCTGGCCCAGATCGCGGCCCTGGTGTGGTCGCCGATCATGGGGCCGTTCATGGATCGGGTGGATCGGGTGACAGGATTGGCGCTGGCGATGGCGCTGGCGGCGGTCGGCAATCTGGCGGTGATCTGGATGGTCGATCCGACACCGGGTTCGGCGTGGTTCTTCTGTGTGCTGCTCGGTATCGGCCAGATCAGCGTCTATCTGGCCTCACAATCGCTCGTGGGGCAGGAGGCACCGCTCACCCAGCGCGGCTCGGTGATGGGCGCGTTCAATGTCGCCGGGGCGATCGGGATCCTGCTCATCACGGCGATCGGCGGACGGTTGTTCGATGGGGTCGCGCCCTATGCACCCTTCGTGCTGGTGGGGGCGATCAATGTGGTGTTGTTGGTGCTCTGTGTGGCTGTGCGGTTGAGCGGCCCGGCCAAGCGGGCCGTGGTGCGGTCGCGCTGGTGA